A window of Pseudomonas mucidolens contains these coding sequences:
- a CDS encoding DUF2339 domain-containing protein, with amino-acid sequence MQWMFMLIGLVLGWALDESFSDAGVGALLGLVIGQAVRLSNLGSALQALEQRLAILEKQPQVEPSIVEPVAAPELVWELPAELQPTYSPEPSQPLPDDLWKPAAAVPAAEPETPRGPNLIERAIQGARNWLLGGNTVLRVGVVLLFLGLAFLLRYATEGMVVPIELRYLGVAACALGLLGLGWWLRVRNSHYALMLQGTGIAVLYLTVFAAMRLHPLLDPAAGFGLLVAVTLFSAILAITQDAIGLACAAALGGFAAPILASTGEGSHVALFSYFALLNAGILAIAWFKAWRLLNVIGFVGTFGIGFAWGIRSYTPELLWSTEPFLILFFLMYLAIGLLFARRKLLDISDAPPDDSRGALLRWSAAKGDYVDGSLLFGPPIVAFGVQFSLVQHLEFAAAFSALVLGVIYMGLARMFSAGRTVLLAQTCLALGVIFASLAIPLGLDARWTAAAWAVEGAGIFWLGLRQQRLMARMFGLLLQLGSALAFLSELGAGEDRLLEGAPLGALLLGVALLFSFHQLRKASGEQAAGWERHVLPVLACLGLSFLYVLAPLLWSSHGTAIGWALAGVASLFVGLHITSRTFVFTALGVQLLGGALLLWAPWSGDALPAFAHKGFWAPMIVGMVALLGAWRLQHGTPSPSFAGLGLQRLSDLLLVWGGAWWALALTSEVLRFMPPQLQATCLLAAAAMSAAIWTVLAWRLRWAALGMLCLLLMPAAVMVLLVSLHSYYHPAAKLGWLAWAAVFGVHFISLRCLAEQVPQKALSIAHVLGCWMLVGVLALELRYGLLRLSVQYNAWRWLGWAVLPSLYLVLAALPRHWPWPVSAYPREYRVLAALPLAVLMLVWFWLANLFSDGTAAPLPYVPLLSPLDLGLLFALLGVYLWSRSAAPQKGRRAEWAAQGIAGISLFVFFTALVMRTAHHWGGVPFHLEALLESMLVQAGLSIVWTLIALSLMIGGHLRHRREVWLIGAALIAVVVAKLFFVELSNHGGLARIVSFIGVGGLLLVVGYFAPLPPKRAEPVTENQGASS; translated from the coding sequence ATGCAATGGATGTTCATGCTGATTGGCCTGGTGCTCGGCTGGGCGCTGGATGAATCGTTCAGTGACGCAGGCGTCGGCGCACTACTGGGGTTGGTGATTGGCCAGGCAGTTCGACTGTCGAACCTGGGCAGCGCCTTGCAGGCGCTGGAGCAACGCCTCGCGATTCTGGAAAAACAGCCTCAGGTCGAACCGTCCATTGTTGAGCCCGTGGCCGCGCCTGAGTTGGTCTGGGAACTGCCCGCCGAACTGCAACCGACCTATTCCCCCGAACCCAGTCAACCGCTGCCGGACGACCTTTGGAAACCCGCCGCTGCTGTGCCCGCCGCTGAACCCGAAACGCCCCGTGGCCCGAATTTGATCGAACGCGCCATCCAGGGTGCGCGCAACTGGCTGCTGGGCGGCAACACCGTATTGCGGGTCGGCGTGGTGCTGCTGTTCCTCGGTCTGGCGTTTTTGCTGCGCTACGCCACCGAAGGCATGGTCGTGCCTATCGAATTGCGTTACCTCGGTGTCGCTGCCTGTGCCCTGGGTTTGCTGGGCCTGGGATGGTGGCTGCGCGTGCGCAACAGTCATTACGCACTGATGTTGCAAGGCACCGGCATTGCCGTGTTGTACCTGACGGTATTCGCCGCCATGCGTCTGCACCCGCTGCTCGACCCCGCTGCGGGGTTCGGCCTGCTGGTGGCGGTGACGCTGTTCTCGGCGATTCTGGCGATCACCCAGGACGCCATCGGCCTGGCCTGCGCCGCGGCCCTGGGCGGGTTCGCCGCGCCGATCCTGGCGTCCACCGGCGAAGGCAGCCATGTGGCGCTGTTCAGCTATTTCGCCTTGCTCAACGCTGGCATCCTCGCAATCGCCTGGTTCAAGGCCTGGCGCCTGCTGAATGTAATCGGTTTTGTCGGCACCTTCGGTATCGGCTTCGCATGGGGTATTCGCTCCTACACGCCGGAACTGCTCTGGAGTACCGAGCCGTTCCTGATCCTGTTTTTCCTGATGTACCTGGCCATCGGCCTGTTGTTCGCCCGGCGCAAGTTGCTGGACATCAGCGATGCCCCGCCAGACGATAGCCGCGGCGCACTGCTGCGCTGGTCGGCGGCCAAGGGTGATTATGTCGATGGCAGTCTGCTGTTCGGCCCGCCGATCGTGGCGTTTGGCGTGCAGTTCAGCCTGGTCCAGCACCTGGAGTTTGCGGCCGCTTTCAGCGCATTGGTGCTGGGCGTGATCTATATGGGATTGGCACGTATGTTCAGCGCAGGGCGCACCGTGCTGCTGGCGCAGACGTGCCTGGCGCTGGGCGTGATCTTCGCCAGCCTGGCGATTCCGTTGGGGCTTGATGCCCGTTGGACGGCGGCGGCCTGGGCGGTGGAGGGCGCGGGTATCTTCTGGCTTGGCTTGCGCCAACAGCGGTTGATGGCGCGGATGTTTGGCTTGCTGTTGCAACTTGGCTCGGCATTGGCCTTTCTCAGCGAGTTGGGTGCGGGTGAAGACAGGCTATTGGAGGGTGCGCCGCTGGGAGCGTTGCTGCTCGGTGTGGCGCTGCTGTTCAGCTTCCATCAACTGCGCAAGGCGTCCGGCGAGCAGGCGGCGGGTTGGGAGCGTCACGTTCTACCGGTACTGGCCTGTCTGGGGCTGAGCTTTTTGTACGTACTCGCACCGTTGCTGTGGTCGAGTCACGGCACCGCTATCGGTTGGGCGTTGGCGGGCGTGGCGAGCCTGTTTGTTGGCTTGCACATCACTTCGCGTACGTTTGTTTTCACGGCGCTTGGCGTGCAATTGCTAGGCGGCGCGTTGCTGCTGTGGGCGCCATGGAGCGGCGATGCATTGCCGGCGTTTGCTCATAAAGGTTTCTGGGCGCCGATGATCGTCGGGATGGTCGCGCTGTTGGGCGCGTGGCGTTTGCAGCACGGCACGCCATCGCCAAGTTTTGCCGGGCTCGGGTTGCAGCGTCTATCCGATCTGCTGCTGGTGTGGGGTGGCGCCTGGTGGGCGTTGGCGCTGACCAGTGAAGTGCTGCGTTTCATGCCGCCACAGTTGCAGGCAACTTGCCTGTTGGCTGCCGCCGCCATGAGTGCCGCGATCTGGACAGTGCTGGCCTGGCGTCTGCGCTGGGCAGCGCTGGGAATGCTGTGCCTGTTGCTGATGCCGGCGGCCGTGATGGTGCTGCTGGTGTCCTTGCACAGCTATTACCACCCGGCGGCGAAGCTCGGTTGGCTGGCTTGGGCGGCGGTGTTCGGCGTGCATTTCATCTCCCTGCGGTGTTTGGCGGAGCAGGTGCCGCAAAAGGCCCTGAGTATTGCGCATGTGCTGGGCTGCTGGATGCTGGTCGGCGTGCTGGCGCTGGAGTTGCGTTATGGCCTGTTGCGGTTGTCGGTGCAGTACAACGCCTGGCGTTGGCTGGGTTGGGCGGTGCTGCCGAGTCTGTATCTGGTGCTGGCCGCTTTGCCGCGTCATTGGCCATGGCCGGTGTCGGCTTATCCGCGAGAGTACCGGGTGCTGGCGGCGCTGCCGTTGGCAGTGTTGATGCTGGTCTGGTTCTGGCTCGCCAACCTTTTCAGTGACGGGACTGCCGCGCCATTGCCGTATGTACCATTGCTCAGCCCGTTGGACCTTGGCCTGTTGTTTGCGCTGCTGGGGGTGTACCTGTGGTCCCGCAGCGCGGCGCCGCAAAAGGGGCGTCGTGCTGAATGGGCGGCCCAAGGGATTGCGGGCATCTCGCTGTTCGTCTTCTTCACTGCGCTGGTGATGCGCACCGCGCACCATTGGGGCGGCGTGCCGTTCCATCTGGAGGCGTTGTTGGAGTCGATGCTGGTTCAGGCGGGACTGTCGATTGTCTGGACTCTGATTGCCCTGAGCCTGATGATCGGTGGCCATCTGCGTCACCGCCGCGAAGTCTGGTTGATCGGCGCGGCATTGATTGCCGTGGTGGTCGCCAAGTTGTTCTTCGTCGAACTGAGCAACCATGGCGGATTGGCGCGCATCGTGTCGTTTATCGGGGTCGGTGGGCTTCTGCTGGTGGTGGGGTATTTTGCCCCGCTGCCACCTAAGCGCGCCGAACCTGTCACTGAAAACCAAGGAGCATCCTCTTGA
- a CDS encoding HutD family protein, which yields MSAVKVWRAADYVRMPWKNGGGSTEEISRDAGDGLDGFGWRLSIADIAESGGFSTFAGYQRVITVIQGAGMVLTVDGEEQRGLLPLQPFAFKGESQVSCRLIGGPIRDFNLIYSPQRYHARLQWVDGVQRFFSTAHTVLVFSVADEVKVLDEVLGHHDCLQVDGNSGLLDISVTGRCCLIELTARD from the coding sequence ATGAGTGCAGTGAAAGTCTGGCGTGCAGCGGATTACGTGCGCATGCCGTGGAAAAACGGCGGTGGCAGCACTGAAGAAATCAGCCGCGATGCAGGCGATGGTCTGGATGGATTCGGCTGGCGTCTGTCGATTGCCGATATCGCCGAGTCGGGTGGCTTTTCCACGTTCGCCGGTTACCAGCGGGTGATCACCGTGATCCAGGGCGCGGGCATGGTGCTGACGGTGGATGGCGAGGAACAGCGCGGTTTGTTACCGCTGCAGCCCTTTGCGTTCAAAGGCGAAAGTCAGGTCTCCTGCCGGTTGATCGGCGGGCCGATTCGCGACTTCAACCTGATCTATTCACCCCAGCGTTACCACGCGCGCTTGCAGTGGGTAGATGGAGTGCAACGCTTTTTCAGTACCGCGCACACCGTGCTGGTGTTCAGTGTGGCCGATGAGGTGAAGGTGCTGGACGAGGTACTCGGGCATCATGACTGTTTGCAGGTGGACGGTAACAGTGGATTGCTGGATATCAGCGTGACTGGTCGCTGCTGCCTGATCGAGCTGACTGCACGCGATTAA
- a CDS encoding formimidoylglutamate deiminase, producing the protein MSAFFAERALLPNGWANDVRLEVSAEGLLTKVEANAAADAAERLRGPLLPGTPNLHSHAFQRAMAGLAEVAGNPNDSFWTWRDLMYRMVGQISPGQLQIIARQLYIEMLKAGYTSVAEFHYVHHDLSGQPYADPTELSRQISQAAASSGIGLTLLPVLYSHSGFGGQAPNEGQRRFINSSDNYLDLQARLQPILAAHPAQQLGLCFHSLRAVTPQQISEVLAASDQACPVHIHIAEQQKEVDDCLAWSGKRPLQWLYDNVAVDQRWCLVHATHANAEEVTRMARSRAIAGLCLTTEANLGDGIFPAVDFLAQGGRMGIGSDSHVSLSVVEELRWLEYGQRLRDQRRNRLYRSDQPMIGRTLFDAALDGGAQALGQPIGRLEVGKRADWLVLDGNDPYLATAREDAILNRWLFAGGDRQVRDVMVNGQWVIRDGHHAGEEQSSRAFTQVLRELLG; encoded by the coding sequence ATGTCCGCTTTCTTTGCCGAACGCGCGCTGCTGCCTAATGGATGGGCCAATGATGTACGTCTTGAAGTCAGTGCCGAAGGCCTGCTGACAAAGGTCGAGGCCAATGCCGCCGCAGACGCTGCCGAACGGCTCAGGGGCCCGCTGTTGCCAGGCACGCCGAACCTGCACTCCCATGCGTTCCAGCGGGCGATGGCGGGCCTGGCGGAAGTCGCCGGCAATCCCAATGACAGCTTCTGGACCTGGCGTGACTTGATGTATCGGATGGTCGGCCAGATCAGCCCCGGGCAACTGCAGATCATCGCCCGTCAGCTGTATATCGAAATGCTCAAGGCCGGCTACACCTCGGTGGCCGAGTTTCACTACGTACACCACGACCTCAGCGGTCAGCCTTACGCCGACCCTACGGAGTTGTCACGCCAGATCAGCCAGGCGGCCGCCAGCAGCGGTATCGGCCTGACCTTGCTGCCTGTGTTGTACAGTCACTCGGGCTTTGGCGGCCAGGCACCGAATGAAGGCCAGCGTCGTTTTATCAACAGCAGCGACAACTACCTGGACCTGCAAGCACGCCTGCAACCGATCCTCGCAGCGCACCCCGCGCAACAGCTGGGCCTGTGCTTCCACTCATTGCGCGCTGTCACGCCGCAGCAGATCAGTGAGGTGCTGGCCGCCAGTGACCAGGCCTGTCCGGTGCATATCCACATCGCCGAACAACAGAAGGAAGTCGACGATTGCCTGGCCTGGAGCGGCAAGCGTCCGTTGCAATGGCTGTATGACAATGTCGCCGTCGATCAACGCTGGTGCCTGGTCCACGCCACTCACGCCAACGCCGAAGAAGTCACGCGAATGGCCAGGAGCCGGGCAATTGCCGGCCTGTGCCTGACCACGGAAGCCAACCTGGGCGACGGGATTTTTCCGGCGGTGGACTTTCTGGCCCAGGGCGGGCGCATGGGGATTGGTTCCGACAGCCATGTTTCATTGAGCGTGGTGGAAGAGTTGCGTTGGCTGGAATATGGCCAGCGCCTGCGGGATCAGCGGCGCAACCGGCTGTATCGCAGCGATCAGCCGATGATTGGCCGTACGTTGTTCGATGCGGCGCTGGACGGCGGCGCCCAGGCATTGGGACAACCGATTGGACGCCTCGAAGTGGGCAAGCGCGCCGATTGGCTAGTGCTGGACGGCAACGATCCGTATCTGGCGACTGCGCGTGAAGACGCGATTCTCAATCGCTGGCTGTTCGCCGGCGGCGATCGTCAGGTACGCGACGTAATGGTCAACGGGCAATGGGTGATACGTGACGGGCATCATGCCGGCGAGGAACAGAGCAGCCGGGCGTTTACGCAAGTCCTGCGGGAATTGCTGGGCTAG
- a CDS encoding DUF3999 domain-containing protein has translation MGKLSVAVVGLCTALSAWGQEVPADFATQVPLTLSGEGPWYRLELPLAAQLSARQANLGDVRVFNAAGEPQAYALAQESAQRNENHALTAVKWFPLYADADANEATPGVRVQSSATGTLVQVQPSTPLAAGDAVRRGWLLDASAIKAPLQQLVLDWVSERDGFQRFSIEASDDLQHWRSWGEGQVARLAFADERVEQHDVALPGQSARYLRLMWKGQAAPLLTAAHVQGANALPLPLVWSQPLAGSRLKTGEYSWQLPATLSVERLRIELRQPNSLAPVTLYGRREPAQPWRPLSSGLLYRLTQDGQQVVRDELPLSGQAVQHFKLEIDERGGGLGPDTPTLRFAVRATQLIFLARGEPPFTLAVGNASVRPANLPLATLIPDYNARRLKDLGQAKVDGEWLLDPSPPPDARAVDWKRVGLWAVLLLGVAALGAMAYSLLRKPPSTP, from the coding sequence ATCGGCAAGTTGAGCGTCGCTGTAGTGGGGCTGTGTACGGCGCTATCCGCGTGGGGCCAGGAAGTCCCCGCCGACTTCGCTACCCAAGTGCCGCTGACGCTCAGCGGTGAAGGTCCGTGGTATCGCCTGGAGTTGCCGCTGGCCGCGCAGTTGAGCGCCCGTCAGGCGAATCTCGGCGATGTGCGCGTATTTAATGCCGCTGGCGAACCCCAGGCTTACGCGCTGGCGCAGGAGTCGGCACAACGTAACGAAAACCACGCACTCACGGCGGTGAAGTGGTTCCCGTTGTACGCCGATGCCGACGCCAACGAGGCGACGCCCGGCGTGCGAGTACAGTCGAGCGCCACTGGCACGTTGGTACAGGTGCAACCTTCGACGCCGTTGGCGGCGGGCGATGCCGTGCGCCGTGGCTGGCTGCTGGACGCCAGTGCGATCAAGGCACCCTTGCAGCAATTGGTCCTCGACTGGGTCAGCGAGCGCGACGGTTTCCAGCGGTTCAGCATTGAAGCCAGTGATGATTTGCAGCATTGGCGCTCCTGGGGGGAAGGGCAGGTGGCGCGTCTGGCGTTTGCCGACGAACGCGTCGAGCAGCACGACGTTGCGTTGCCCGGCCAGTCGGCCCGCTACCTGCGCCTGATGTGGAAAGGGCAGGCCGCGCCGCTGCTGACGGCCGCCCATGTGCAAGGCGCAAATGCCCTGCCATTGCCGTTGGTGTGGTCGCAGCCGTTGGCCGGTAGCCGGCTCAAGACGGGCGAATACAGCTGGCAGTTGCCCGCCACGCTGAGTGTGGAAAGGTTGCGTATCGAGTTGCGCCAGCCCAATAGTCTGGCGCCCGTGACACTCTATGGGCGTCGAGAGCCCGCTCAGCCGTGGCGCCCGTTGAGCAGTGGCCTGCTTTACCGGCTGACGCAGGATGGACAACAAGTGGTGCGCGATGAGTTGCCCTTGTCGGGTCAGGCGGTCCAACACTTCAAGCTCGAGATAGACGAGCGGGGCGGTGGCCTGGGACCTGATACGCCGACGCTCAGGTTTGCGGTACGCGCCACACAATTGATCTTCCTGGCGCGGGGCGAACCGCCCTTCACCCTGGCGGTGGGCAACGCGTCGGTCAGGCCGGCGAACTTGCCGCTGGCGACACTGATTCCCGACTACAACGCCAGACGCCTCAAGGATCTGGGCCAGGCCAAGGTGGACGGCGAGTGGCTACTCGACCCGTCCCCGCCGCCAGATGCGCGGGCCGTGGATTGGAAGCGCGTCGGCTTGTGGGCTGTGTTGCTGTTGGGCGTGGCGGCACTTGGGGCGATGGCCTACAGCTTGTTGCGAAAGCCGCCGTCCACGCCTTGA
- a CDS encoding lipocalin family protein yields the protein MMRFVLCLCASLFLAGCASHSGDDLQPKTVDHVDLKRYQGTWYELARLPMYFQRNCAQSEARYSLLPDGDMSVFNRCLTAEWQWEEAKGTATPQVPGKTDKLWVEFNNWFTALLPGITKGDYWVLYVSDDYKTAIVGSPSRRYMWLLSRTPTVSTDTREDLLSRARQQGYDTTRLIWRTSDKQMAKTSH from the coding sequence ATGATGCGTTTTGTTTTATGCCTTTGCGCCAGCCTGTTTTTGGCGGGCTGCGCCAGCCATTCTGGCGATGATCTGCAACCCAAGACGGTCGACCACGTTGACCTCAAGCGTTACCAGGGCACCTGGTATGAGTTGGCTCGTTTGCCGATGTACTTCCAGCGCAATTGCGCGCAGTCCGAAGCCCGTTACTCGCTGTTGCCCGACGGTGATATGTCGGTGTTCAATCGCTGCCTGACCGCTGAGTGGCAATGGGAAGAAGCCAAGGGCACGGCCACGCCGCAAGTCCCTGGCAAGACCGACAAGCTGTGGGTCGAATTCAATAACTGGTTCACCGCGCTGTTGCCGGGTATCACCAAGGGTGATTACTGGGTGTTGTACGTCAGCGACGACTACAAGACCGCCATCGTCGGCAGTCCGAGCCGGCGTTACATGTGGCTCCTGTCCCGCACGCCGACGGTCAGCACCGATACCCGCGAAGACCTGTTGAGCAGGGCACGGCAACAGGGTTACGACACCACCCGTTTGATCTGGCGCACGTCGGACAAGCAAATGGCAAAGACCTCGCACTGA
- a CDS encoding class 1 fructose-bisphosphatase, with protein MSRVTLSRYLIEQTRSNNTPADLRFLIEVVARACKEISHAVSKGALGGVLGSMGTENVQGEVQKKLDVISNEILLEANEWGGHLAGMASEEMDNAYQIPGKYPKGAYLLVFDPLDGSSNIDINAPVGTIFSVLRCPNEYLSQNEALDEKAFLQPGTKQVAAGYAIYGPQTMLVLTLGDGVKGFTLDREMGSFVLTHEDISIPASTQEFAINMSNQRHWEEPVTRYVGELMAGEEGPLKKNFNMRWVAAMVADVHRILTRGGLFMYPRDSREPSKPGKLRLMYEANPMSFLVEQAGGASTDGHQRILDIQPEGLHQRVAVFLGSKEEVERVTGYHKA; from the coding sequence ATGTCCCGCGTTACTCTGAGTCGCTATTTGATTGAGCAGACCCGCAGCAACAACACCCCTGCCGATCTGCGCTTCCTTATCGAAGTGGTGGCGCGTGCTTGCAAGGAAATCAGCCACGCCGTATCCAAGGGCGCGCTGGGTGGTGTGCTGGGCAGCATGGGCACAGAAAACGTACAAGGCGAAGTGCAGAAGAAGCTCGACGTGATTTCCAACGAAATCCTGCTCGAGGCCAATGAGTGGGGCGGTCACCTGGCCGGTATGGCGTCCGAAGAAATGGACAATGCCTACCAGATTCCGGGCAAGTATCCGAAAGGCGCCTATCTGTTGGTATTCGACCCACTGGACGGTTCGTCGAACATCGATATCAACGCGCCGGTCGGTACGATCTTCTCGGTGCTGCGTTGCCCGAACGAATACCTGAGCCAGAACGAAGCCTTGGACGAAAAGGCCTTCCTGCAGCCTGGCACCAAGCAGGTCGCCGCCGGTTACGCGATCTACGGCCCGCAGACCATGTTGGTGCTGACGCTGGGTGATGGCGTCAAGGGCTTTACCCTGGACCGTGAAATGGGCAGCTTCGTGTTGACCCACGAAGACATCTCGATTCCTGCGTCGACCCAGGAATTTGCGATCAACATGTCCAACCAGCGTCACTGGGAAGAACCCGTCACCCGCTACGTGGGCGAGTTGATGGCCGGCGAGGAAGGCCCGTTGAAGAAGAACTTCAACATGCGCTGGGTCGCGGCGATGGTTGCCGACGTACACCGCATCCTGACCCGTGGCGGTTTGTTCATGTACCCACGCGACAGCCGCGAGCCTTCCAAGCCGGGCAAGCTGCGCCTGATGTACGAAGCCAACCCGATGTCGTTCCTGGTAGAGCAGGCGGGCGGTGCTTCAACTGACGGCCACCAGCGCATCCTCGACATCCAGCCCGAAGGCCTGCACCAGCGCGTGGCGGTATTCCTCGGTTCCAAGGAAGAAGTCGAGCGTGTGACGGGTTATCACAAGGCCTGA
- the hutC gene encoding histidine utilization repressor, which produces MLAAHMDESPAPLYARVKQMISQQILNGNWPPHYRVPSESELVSQLGFSRMTINRALRELTAEGLLVRMQGVGTFVAEPKSQSALFEVHNIADEIAARGHRHTCKVITLGEEAAGSERAVALEMREGGRVFHSLIVHYENDIPVQIEDRFVNALVAPEYLHQDFTQQTPYAYLNQVAPLTEGEHVVEAILADAEECTLLQIEPSEPCLLIRRRTWSGRQPVTAARLIHPGSRHSLEGRFSK; this is translated from the coding sequence ATGCTGGCTGCCCACATGGACGAAAGTCCGGCGCCCTTGTATGCCCGCGTCAAACAGATGATCAGCCAGCAAATCCTTAACGGCAACTGGCCGCCGCATTATCGCGTTCCCTCGGAAAGCGAACTGGTCAGCCAGTTGGGCTTCAGCCGCATGACCATCAATCGCGCCCTGCGTGAGCTGACCGCGGAAGGCTTGCTGGTACGCATGCAAGGCGTGGGCACGTTTGTCGCCGAGCCGAAGAGCCAGTCGGCACTGTTTGAAGTCCACAATATTGCCGATGAGATCGCTGCCCGTGGGCACCGTCATACCTGCAAAGTCATTACGTTGGGCGAGGAAGCCGCCGGCTCCGAGCGCGCCGTGGCTTTGGAAATGCGTGAAGGCGGGCGGGTGTTTCACTCGCTGATCGTGCATTACGAAAACGATATCCCGGTGCAAATCGAAGACCGTTTCGTCAACGCCCTGGTGGCGCCGGAATACCTGCACCAGGATTTCACCCAGCAAACGCCCTACGCCTATCTCAATCAGGTGGCGCCGCTGACCGAAGGCGAGCACGTGGTGGAAGCGATCCTGGCCGACGCCGAGGAGTGCACGCTGTTGCAGATCGAGCCCAGCGAGCCGTGCCTGTTGATTCGCCGTCGCACCTGGTCCGGTCGTCAGCCGGTCACCGCGGCGCGTTTGATCCACCCCGGTTCGCGTCATAGCCTGGAGGGACGTTTCAGCAAATGA